One stretch of Prunus persica cultivar Lovell chromosome G1, Prunus_persica_NCBIv2, whole genome shotgun sequence DNA includes these proteins:
- the LOC18793125 gene encoding metalloendoproteinase 2-MMP: MALKTLCSLFTFTFLLNFLSILSFAASSLEPRNKNSSAFEFLDHLKGVHKGDHIQGIHDLKLYLEKFGYLSYAHAKHNPHADDDDFDDFLELAVKTYQLNYHLKTTGTLDAKTVSKMMMSRCGVADIINGATSMQSGKKKHRGHNHDHDSNVYGVSHYSFFKGKLKWPRSKHHLTFAFLPTTPTEAMGPISRAFRTWATNTHFRFSRSQNYKRADIKISFEYGDHGDGSSFDGPGGVLAHAYAPTYGKFHYDAEEPWSVGALEGYYDLETVALHEIGHLLGLGHSSVEGAVMYPYIASGATNLYLHDDDIRGIKVLYKS, translated from the coding sequence ATGGCATTGAAAACTCTATGCTCTCTCTTCACGTTCACTTTCCTCCTCAACTTCCTTTCTATCCTCTCTTTTGCAGCTTCATCATTAGAACCTCGCAACAAAAACTCATCAGCATTTGAATTCCTAGACCATCTTAAGGGGGTTCACAAGGGTGACCACATCCAAGGCATCCATGACCTCAAACTATACCTCGAAAAGTTTGGATACTTAAGCTATGCCCATGCAAAGCACAACCCTCATGCCGATGATGACGATTTCGACGACTTCTTAGAGTTGGCCGTAAAGACATATCAACTCAATTACCACCTCAAGACCACCGGAACATTGGATGCCAAAACGGTGTCAAAAATGATGATGTCTCGCTGTGGCGTGGCGGATATCATCAATGGTGCCACCTCAATGCaatcgggaaagaaaaagcacCGCGGTCACAACCACGATCATGATTCCAATGTTTATGGAGTATCTCACTATTCTTTCTTCAAGGGAAAGCTAAAATGGCCTCGTTCTAAGCACCATCTAACATTTGCATTTCTTCCTACCACCCCAACCGAAGCCATGGGGCCGATTTCAAGGGCTTTTCGGACATGGGCCACCAACACACACTTCAGGTTTAGTCGGTCGCAAAACTATAAGCGGGCTGACATAAAGATTAGCTTCGAATACGGTGATCATGGAGATGGGAGCTCATTTGATGGGCCTGGTGGGGTTTTGGCCCATGCTTATGCTCCAACATATGGGAAATTCCATTATGATGCTGAGGAGCCTTGGTCTGTGGGTGCTTTGGAAGGTTATTATGACTTGGAGACTGTGgctttgcatgaaattggtcACCTCCTGGGACTTGGGCATAGCTCAGTTGAGGGAGCTGTCATGTATCCCTACATAGCTTCTGGAGCCACCAACTTGTATTTGCATGACGACGATATTCGAGGAATTAAAGTTTTATACAAGTCTTGA